The Homoserinimonas aerilata nucleotide sequence GGCCGCCGAGGCCGAGAAGCTCGCCGGTTCCGACTCCGACTACTACCGTCGCGACCTGTACGAGGCCATCGAGCGCGGCGAGTTCCCCACCTGGGATGTGTTCGTGCAGATCATGCCGTACGAGGACGCGAAGACGTACCGCTTCAACCCCTTCGACATCACGAAGGTGTGGCCGCACGCCGACTACCCGCTGCAGAAGGTCGGGCACTACACGCTCAACCGCAACCCGCAGAACTTCTTCGCTGAGATCGAGCAGGCCGCGTTCTCGCCGTCGAACCTGGTTCCCGGCATCGGCATCAGCCCCGACAAGATGCTCATGGCTCGCGTGTTCTCGTACCCGGATGCCCAGCGCAACCGCATCGGCACCAACTACAACGAGCTGCCGGTCAACCGTCCGCACGCGACGGAGGTGACCAACTACCAGCACGAGGGCCAGATGCGTTTCAATTACCCGGATGCTTCGGCTCGCGTCTACACCCCGAACTCGTTCGGTGGCCCCGCCGCCGACCCGGCCCGTGCATCCGAGGGTCGCTGGGAGAGCGACGGCGAGCTCGTGCGCGCCGCGCAGACCCTGCACTCGGAGGACGACGACTTCGGCCAGGCGGGCACCCTCTACCGTGAGGTGTTCACCGAGGAGTCGAAGGCGCGCTTCCTTCAGACGCTCGCCGGCCAGTACGGCGCCCTGACGGTCCCCGCGATCAAGGACCGCTTCATCTGGTACTGGACCTCCGTCGACTCGGGTCTCGGTGCGAAGCTCATTGAGGCCGTCAAGCACGGTGACATCGCGTCGGCCGACCCCGTGGGTGTCGGCGAGTAGCACCCCGCACGCAGAAGCGGCCGGCCCCCTCGGGGGTCGGCCGCTTTCGCGTCTCCGCGTGCGAGTGGTCAAGTCTCGCCCTTCGTCCGCGGTCTTGGGGCGAGAAGTGACCTTTCACGAGCTTTCACTTTTCGCTCAAGTGCGTGAGTGGTCATCTCTCGCCCGAAGGAGAAGCCCTTGGGGTGAGAAGTGACCGATCGCGGGTGCCGGCGCAGGGGTGGGTGCGGGTTACGCCGCAGCCGTCACCCGAATCAGGTTCGACCACGGGTCGTCGAAGGTGAGCACCTTGCCGTCGTTTGCCTGTTGGATGCCGCGGGCCGTCAGCCGTTCGGCGAGTGCGCCGATCTCATCCGTTGTGGGCACCTGGATGGCGACCTGACCGAGGCCTAGCGCGGGGGTGCGGGCGGGGGCGCCCGAGCTGTGCCACGTGTTCATGCCGACGTGGTGGTGGTAGCCGCCGGCGCTCACGAACAGCGCCTGGGTGCCGTATTCGATGGTCACCTCGAAGCCGACGGTGTCGACGTAGAACTGCTTCGCCGTCTGGATGTCTCCCACCTTCAGGTGCACGTGGCCGATGCCGGTCTCGCCCACGGTGGGGGCGGCGAGTCCTGCCTCGGTGAGGTTCTCCTGCAGGAAGCGGTTCGGGTCGAGGTAGACGGTGCCCATGTGCACGGAGCCGTTGTTCCACTCCCACAGGCTGCGGTCGGTGTCCCAGTACAGTTCGACGCCGTTGCCTTCGGGGTCGTCGAAGTAGAAGGCGTTGCTGACGAAGTGATCGGAGCTGCCGGTGAACTTGTTCGGGTAGAGCTTCGCGGTCGAGTAGACGGATGCGGCGAGGTCGCTCTTCTCGGCGAACAGGAAGGCCGTGTGGAACAGCCCGGCGGCGGAATCGGGCGCGTGCTTCAGCTCGGGGGCGAGCTCGAGCACGAGCGAGGCGTTGCCGGTGCGGCCGAGGATGGCGGTGTTGCCCTCCTGTGCGAGGAGGGTGAGGCCGACGCCGTCACGGTAGAAGGCGATCATCGTGTCGAGGTCGGCGACCTTGAGGGTGACCGCGCCCATGGCGGTGTCTGCGGCGAGAATGTCGAGTGTGCTCATGGTTGTAGCAACAACCTTCTCTCTTCTCTATTCCCGATTCACGATCAGGATGCCGGCAGAAGCGTCTTCGCGTAGCAGAAGCTGAATGGCGCGTCCACGTAGGCGCCGAAGTTGGGGATGCGGGAGTAGCCCTCACGCTCATAGAAGCGGATGGCCGCCTTCAGTCGGTCGCCCGTCTCGAGCACCAGCCGTGCGATGCCGAGCTCGAGCGCCGCCGCCTCCAGGGCGTGCAGTACGTCGGGCGCAACACCCGTGCCCCGCCGAGACGGAGTCACATACATGCGCTTCACCTCGGCGTCGCCGCCCTCAAGAATGCGCAGCCCACCGCATCCGGCCGGAATGCCGTCGTCGTAGGCGACCAGGAACAGGGCCGCATCGGCGGCGCTCAGCGGCTCGCCCGGCTCGGTCTCCTCGCCCCCGTAGGCGGCCGCGATCTCGGCCCGCTGCGCGGCGCGCAGCATCGTGCTGTCGGCGTGGTCGTACGCCACGGACTTGATCTCGTGCTCGATCTCAGATGCGGTCATGCGGATGCTCCCTGCTGCGCCGTGAGGCGCTCGATGAGTTCCCGATAGCGGGCGGCTGTGCGCTCCACGATCTCGTGCGGCAGCTGCGGGGGCACGCCGATGCCGTCCCAGTGGGCGCTCAGCCAGTCGCGCACGATCTGCTTGTCGAAGCTGGCGGTGCGGTTGCCGGCGGCGTAGAGGGATGCGTCCCAGTAGCGGCTGCTGTCGCTGGTCAGGACCTCGTCGCCGAGGGTGATGGTGCCGTCGACATCCGCCCCGAACTCGAACTTGGTGTCGGCGAGGATCACGCCGCGCTCCTCGGCGATGGCGGATGCCTGCGAGAAGACCCGCAGCGAGAGCTCGCGCAGGGCTGAGGCGGTGTCGGCGCCGACGAGTTCGACGGTGCGCTCGAAGCTGATGTTCTCGTCATGCTCGCCGAGCGGCGCCTTGTAGGCGGGCGTGTAGATGGGCTCGGGCAGGCGGTCACCGTCGGC carries:
- a CDS encoding catalase, translating into MTNFTTTQSGAPLASDAHSLTTGPDGITALHDFALVEKLASFNRERVPERNPHAKGGGAFGEFEATEDMSAYTRAAVFQQGAKSEMLLRFSSVAGEQGSPDTWRDVRGYALRFYTTEGNYDIVGNNTPVFFIRDGIKFPDFIHSQKRLGGSALRDADMQWDFWTLSPESAHQVTYVMGDRGLSKSWRHLNGYGSHTYQWINSEGERFWVQYHFKSRQGVELMEAAEAEKLAGSDSDYYRRDLYEAIERGEFPTWDVFVQIMPYEDAKTYRFNPFDITKVWPHADYPLQKVGHYTLNRNPQNFFAEIEQAAFSPSNLVPGIGISPDKMLMARVFSYPDAQRNRIGTNYNELPVNRPHATEVTNYQHEGQMRFNYPDASARVYTPNSFGGPAADPARASEGRWESDGELVRAAQTLHSEDDDFGQAGTLYREVFTEESKARFLQTLAGQYGALTVPAIKDRFIWYWTSVDSGLGAKLIEAVKHGDIASADPVGVGE
- a CDS encoding VOC family protein; the protein is MSTLDILAADTAMGAVTLKVADLDTMIAFYRDGVGLTLLAQEGNTAILGRTGNASLVLELAPELKHAPDSAAGLFHTAFLFAEKSDLAASVYSTAKLYPNKFTGSSDHFVSNAFYFDDPEGNGVELYWDTDRSLWEWNNGSVHMGTVYLDPNRFLQENLTEAGLAAPTVGETGIGHVHLKVGDIQTAKQFYVDTVGFEVTIEYGTQALFVSAGGYHHHVGMNTWHSSGAPARTPALGLGQVAIQVPTTDEIGALAERLTARGIQQANDGKVLTFDDPWSNLIRVTAAA
- a CDS encoding GNAT family N-acetyltransferase, yielding MTASEIEHEIKSVAYDHADSTMLRAAQRAEIAAAYGGEETEPGEPLSAADAALFLVAYDDGIPAGCGGLRILEGGDAEVKRMYVTPSRRGTGVAPDVLHALEAAALELGIARLVLETGDRLKAAIRFYEREGYSRIPNFGAYVDAPFSFCYAKTLLPAS
- a CDS encoding phosphoribosylaminoimidazolesuccinocarboxamide synthase, whose amino-acid sequence is MNLVGWQHEYSGKVRDLFTSADQPGRMLVVASDRVSAYDHVLEPGIPGKGELLTRLSLWWFDRLDIPNHLVEGSVPAEVADRAMLVKALDMFPIECVVRGYLSGSGWKEYQATQSVCGVPLPAGLADGDRLPEPIYTPAYKAPLGEHDENISFERTVELVGADTASALRELSLRVFSQASAIAEERGVILADTKFEFGADVDGTITLGDEVLTSDSSRYWDASLYAAGNRTASFDKQIVRDWLSAHWDGIGVPPQLPHEIVERTAARYRELIERLTAQQGASA